CCTCGCCTACATGACCCTTGCCGACGCCAGGGACAGGGAGTCCAATTGCAAGGAGGCTCTCAAGGCCTTCGAGGACGCGCTCAGGGTGAGGACCATTCAAGGCAGCCCGATGCAGTTCGCGGCGACTCAGAACAACCTCGGGATCGTCTACAGGATGCTGTCCGAGATAGAAGACAGGGCGCGGAACTGCAAGAGGGCGATCGACGCCTACGAAACGGCGCTCATTATTTACTCGGCAGACAAGTTCCCGCTCGAATACGCGACTACCCGCAACAACATCGGCGGGGCGTATTCCACGCTGGCCGAGGAAGAGGACGCGCTCGCCAACTGCGACAAGGCCGCCAAATCATACCGTGAAGCCCTCAAGGTCTTCACGCGGGACCGTTTCCCGGGCCCTCACGAAGTCGTTAAAACCAACCTCGAACGCCTGTTCGAATTTTACGGGAAAGACCTTCCCGCGCACTGACGTTGCGAAGGGCGGGGCGGCAGCCTGTATCTCCGGATTTTTACATTCGGCCCGCTTCGGAATATATTAACGATATTGAAGCTCGTTCCTTTTCTTCTGATTCTGCTGTTCTTCCTTCTTTCTCCGGCGCCGGGCCTCGCCGGGGGCAAGGAGACCCTCGTCGATATTTCCGGCGTCGCCGTCATGGTGGACGAAGTCTCGGCGACGGCCAGGGCCGACGGCCTTCTGGAGGAGGACATTAAAGCCCTCGTCATATCGAAGCTCGAAAAGGCGAACATAACGCTCCTCGAAGACAGGGAATGGTACAGCGTCTTCGGCGGTGCGTATCTTCTCGTCGAGGTCATAGCGAGCAAGTACGAATCGGGCGCCTCTTACGCCGTCTTCATCGACCTCGAGCTCCATCAGACGGTCGTTCTCTTCGGGAAGAGGCTGGGGCGGAATATAACCACGGCCGCCCCCACGTGGTCCACGGGGAAGCTCCTCTCGTGCCCGGCCGACGGGATCAAGGCCTGCGTCGAAACGAGCGTCGGCGAGCTTGCCGACATGTTCGTAAAGGACTATATCGAAGTGAATTCGGCGAAGAACGCTAAATAATTCCTTCGCCTACGTACCCGGAAAAATCAGAACGAAAGCGTGGGAGCGGCCTCGATGTCGACCTCCTCTTCGGAGCTCGTCTCCATGCGCCGGAGCTTCACCTTCCCCCGCGAAAGCTCGTCCTCGCCTATGATGAACGTATATCCGGCCCCCGATTTGTCGGCGCGCTTGAGCTGGCTCTTCAGGCTCTTGCCCCCGTATTCCATCTCGGCCGGGACGCCCCTTTCCCTGAGGGCGGCCGTCAGCCTGAAGGCCGCCGTCTCCGTTCCCTCGCCTATGTATGCGACGAATACCTTTATCTCCCTCCGGAATCCCCCCGGGTGCGCCTTTTCATGGAGGAGCACGAGCCTCTCCATGCCCGTGGCGAACCCGACGGCGGGGGTCCCGGGGCCGCCCAGCTCCTCGACGAGCCCGTCGTACCTCCCCCCCGCGGCGACGGCGTTCTGCGAGCCGAGCTCGCTCGTCGTCACCTCGAACACGGTCCTCGTGTAATAATCGAGTCCCCTCACGATCTTCGGGTTTATCGTGTACGGCACGCCCGCGCTTCCGAGGTATTCCCTCACGGCCTCCAGGTGTGCGGCGCACTCATCGCAGAGGTTATCTATCATCTTCGGCGCACCGGCCGCTATCTTCCTGCATCCCTCTTCCTTACAGTCGAGTATGCGAAGCGGATTTGTCTCGAGCCTCCGCCTGCAGTCGGGGCAGAGCCTCTCCGCCTCGGGCTTAAAGTAAGCGACGAGCTTTTCCTTATACTGCGGCCTGCAGTTCCGGTCCCCGAGGGAGCTTATCTCCAGGGTGAGCCTGTCCGAAAGCCCGATGCTTTCGAGGAATTTCCAGACCATCGTTATAAGGTCTGCGTCCGACGCCGGGTCTTCGGGGCCGAGGAGCTCCGCCCCTATCTGGTAAAAACCCCTGTACCGGCCTTTCTGCGGCCTCTCGTGCCTGAACATCATCCCGCCGTACCAGAGCTTGCTCACGGGGGATTTGGCGTGCATCGAGTTTTCGACAAAAGCCCTCACGACCCCGGCCGTTCCCTCCGGGCGGAGCGTTATGGACGAGCCGTCCCTGTCGGTGAAGGTGTACATCTCCTTTTCGACTATGTCCGTCGTAGTCCCGAGGCTCCGGGCGAATATCTCCGTGAATTCCAGCACGGGGATCCTTATTTCCGAAAATCCGTAAAGGTCGAATATGCGCCGGGCGCTATCCTCGATGAACTGCCATCTTCTTATTTCGTCCGGCAGCACGTCGTGAAATCCCCTGGGTGTTCTCGTCTCCATGATATTCCCATTTAATATAACGGCTTTCCGCCCGGTTGTCGTTCCGGCGGAGGGACTTAAGTATATACAGGCCGGGGCTCCGTTTCTAATCCCGGCGGCAAATCGTTACATAAATCCCGGTCTATTAGTCAACGCCGTATATTGCACATATACTTATGCCTCTGGAGGCATTATGAGCCGGGAAAATCCGGGCAGCTCCCCGAAAAAGCCGCGCCGGGCCGCCTACATAGGCAGCCCCGAGCTCTTTTCGAGGGGCGCGAGCGCTATACACGTCATGAAGATGTGCCAGGCTATGGGCCGGCTCGGCATCGATACGGATCTCATCCTGGCAACGCCCGGGCGGACGCCTGACATACGGGCCTATTACGGCGTCGATTACACGTTCAAAATAATCCAGTTTCCCTATTTTAAAAGCTCCTTCGCGAGAAACGTGCTCCACGGCGTCCGGGCCGGGGTGTATACGGGGTTAAGAAAGGGCCGGTACGACATCACGGTGACAAGGAACATAATCTACGCCTTTCTCGCCGCCGGGGTCTTCGGCGTCCCGGTGGTGTACGACGCGCACCACCCGCTCGTCACCGGGGCCCGTCCCCTCTTCAGGGCGATCAAGGATTCGCCGAATCTCGTCAGGTTCTCCACCAATACGCGCGGCCTGGCGGACATATACCTCGATGAGGGCCTCCCGCCCGAGAAGCTGGTCGTCGCCCATAACGGAGTAGACCTCGAACGGTACGCGAACCTCCCCGGAAAGGACGAGGCGCGCCGGAAGCTCGGGCTTGCCCTCGACAAGGATATAATCTGCTATTCCGGGAATATATACGAAGGCCGTGGCATAGAGCTCCTCGTGGACGTCTCGCCGAGGCTCCCCGATGCCAAGTTCCTCATAGTCGGCGGGCGCGACGAAGACGTCCTCCGCTACAGGCAGCTCGCGTCCGAAAAAAACGCCCCCGGCATCAAGCTCACGAGCTACGTCTCGCACGACCTCGTCCCGCTCTACCTCGCCGCGGCCGACGTCCTCGTCATGCCGTACACCTCGGCCATGACAATAAGGGGCGGGACAGTGGCGGCCGACTTCACATCCCCCATAAAGCTCTTCGAGTACATGGCCTCCGGGAGGCCCATAGTGGCGACGTCCCTTCCCTCGGTCAGGGAGATACTGAGGGACGGCGAAAATGCGGTCCTCGTGCCGCCCGACAGCGAAGACGCCCTCTACGAAGGCCTTTCCCGCGTCCTCCGCGACGGCGCTCTCGCCGCCCGGATAGCGTCGGGCGCCCTTGCCGACGTCCGCGGCTACACGTGGGAAGAGAGGGCAAAAAAACTGCTCGGCTTTAAATAAAGCTTTTAATCCGCCCGCCATGGGGTATCTTTTTCTCAACCCGGCGCAGGCCGTCATTCCGGTTTAAGAAACAGGATATCGAGTTGAGTTTAATTCGCAGACTCTTAATCGTGCTGCTCGCGGCGCTGTTTCTGATTCAGGCCGCCGTTGCGGACCAGGTCGAAATAAGGGACATCTTCGATTACGCATTCTCGGGTGCGGCTTCCCCCGGAGCACCCGCGGACGCCGCCGGAGATGATTACGACGATTACAAAGGCGCGGCCCCTCCGGACGGCGGTGCCGGAGACTCGCAAAAGCTCGGCGCCGGAGCCTTTCTCCGTGACACGGCTCTCTCATACACCTTCGTCTGGGCGGCGCGGTTCTTTTACGTAAGGAACAAGAACAGCAGGATCTTCGATACTTCCCTATCAAAATGGTGGAACAACGTCACACAATGGCCGGAGTGGGACGACGGGGATTCCTTCTTCACAAACTGGGTGACGCACCCCATAATCGGCTCGCAGCAATACCTCTACTACAGGGCGATGGGGCACGACTTCTGGACGTCCGCCCTGGGCTCTTTGGTTCAGAGCTTCCTCTGGGAATATACGGTCGAGGGGCTGGTCGAAACCCCGTCACTCGCCGACCTGGTATCCACGACGGCGGTCGGAGTCCCCGTCGGCGTCGTGCTCGAAGAGTCGTCCGACTGGCTCGTATCAACGGATTTCGTCCCGGCGAAAATACTCGGCCACGTGCTGAACCCGATGCGGAATTTCATTCACGACAGGCAGCTCGGGGTCTATAACCCCCTCTCCAAGACGTTCATGACGCTGTCCGGGCCGATCGATTTCGTTCCCGCAAGGGACGTCGCCATAGACCTCGCCTATCCGATGTACCTCGAAGGGCCCATGCCCATCGGGAGGTTCGGAGTCGATCTCGAGATCGTAAACCTCGAGGGCGACCTCGGCGGCGAGCTCATATTCTATTCCGCGCGCGTAGACGTGCCCTCGAAGAGCCAGCTCTGGGGGCTCTACGTCCAGATAGCGCAGTCGGGCTTCAACTCCCTTTCGGTGGATGGGGAGAAGGTAAGGGACGGCTTCGAGTTCGCGAATATGAAGGCGGGCGGAAAAGCCATACTGTACAAAACGAGCGGCTCCGTATTTTCCGGCGGCCTCGAGCTTATAATCCCGACTTCCTACAAGGACAACCTGGGCCGTCTCGAAACACTTCTCCTCTTCAGGAGGAACTTCCCGGTGAACCTCCAGAAGGCCTGGACCGTGGCTCCGTATCTCTCGGCCGCCGCCTGGTAGGGGCCCTTCAGCGTTCAGGCCACGGCTTCGAGCGGTTTTATCGCCAACGCGGGCGAGCTCGAAGGAAACGGCTTCGAGTACAGGGTGAACTACGGAGCGGCCGCCGGGGTGAACATCCCGGTCATTGCCTCTCCCGTCGTCTTCGCGGAGCTCGACGGATTCTCTGTCCCGACGGCGAAGACCTTCAAGAAGACAGGTCTTTATATGTCCTCGGGCGTAAGGCTGGGGAGGAGGGTGAGCCCGGGATTCGCCGTCCAGCTACCGATATACGGGCCGGACAGGAAAATCGACAGATTCAGCTACAAGTTCGATCTCCAGGTCAGGTTCTAGCGCCGCCCGACTCTTATTTTTCAGTCTTATCCGGCCGTTACTAACTTCTTTAAGTCAGATGTCGTCATAAATAATATTTCCATTGTCGTGTTTTCGGTGTATCTTAGAGTGCAATTCTTTTCCTGCGGACGCCCGCGCGGAGAGGACGAGGATAAGAGGATCATAGGTGAGGTTGCTTCAAAAGTGCATTCTTATTCTGCTGGCGGTCGCTATCGCCTCAAGCGCGGCAGCCCGTGAAGAGGTTCGGGTAGAGGATCTCTTCGAGTATGCAAGGACGCCGGAGGCCGGGGCTGAAAACGGCGAAGGCGAAGGTGCGCAGGAGCCTCCCGCCGTCGAGGAGGTAACTCCCGAAAAGCTCGGCTTCAAGGAATTCGTCCGCGACAGCGCGATAGCATACACGGCTACCTGGGCGGCGCGGTTCTTTTACGTAAGGAACAAGAACAGCAGGATCTTCGACACGTCCCTCTCGAAATGGTGGAACAACATCTCTCAATGGCCCGTATGGGACGACGGGGATTCGTTCTTCACTAACTGGGTCACGCATCCGATCGTAGGCTCCCAGGACTACCTCTTCTACAGGGCGATGGGGCATTCGAGGTGGGCGTCCGCTCTCGGCGTGGTACTTCAAAGCACCATGTTCGAATACACAGTCGAAGGGCTGGTGGAAACCCCTTCGCTCGTCGACCTCATTTCCACCCCCGGTGTGGGCGTCCCCATGGGCATTATTCTCGAAGAATCCTCCAACTGGCTCGTCTCGACAGATTTCATCCCGGCGAAGATCCTGGGCCACATACTGAACCCGATGAGGAATTTCATTCACGACAGGCAGATCGGGGTTTACAATCCGTTCTCGACGCAGTTCATGTCCATAAGCGGTCCGCTCGAATTCGCGTCCGGAAAGCCCGAGGCCATAGACCTCGCCTATCCGTTCTTTTTCGAGCAGCCGTTCCCGCTCGGGCGATTCCGCGCCGACCTCGAAGTCGTGAATCTCAAAAAGAATATGGGTAACGGCGAGTTTATTTTCTATTCCCTGCGCGTAGACGTTCCGTCCAAGAGCCGCTTGTGGGAAGTCTACGTCCAGATAGCGCAGTCGGGTATCAATTCGCTCAGCGTAGACGGGGTAGGGCAGAGGGACGGCTTCGAGTTCGCGAACGTCCTCGTCGGTGGAAAGCACATACTATTCAAAACGCACAGCTCGATACTCTCGGCCGGCCTCGGCCTGATGCTGCCTACGTCATACAAAGACAACGTGGGCCGTCTCGAGACACTTATTCTCTTCAGGAGGAATTTCCCCATCAATCTCCAGAAGGCGTGGACGGTGTCGCCTTACCTTACCGCCGCCGCCTGGGGCGGGCCGTTCAATCTTCAGGCGATGGTACAGAACGATTTCGTTCTCAACGCCGACGGCCTAGAGGGGAACTCGTTCGAGTACAGGATAAACTACAGCGCAGCCGCGGGGGTCAATATCCCGGTCGCTGCCTCGCCGGTGCTTTTCGCCGAGTTTAACGGCTACTCGCTTCTCACGGCCGATACGTTTAAAAAAACCGACCTCTTCGTAACCGCCGGCGTCCGGCTCGGGCGCAAGTACAGCCCCGGTTTCGCCATGCAGTTCCCCCTGACGGGGCCCGACAAGAGCATAGACAAGTACAGCTACATGTTCGATTTCCAGGTCAGGTTCTAACCTGTCTTTTTCTCGTCACCCGGCCGCGGTCTATTCGCGGCATATACATATTTCCACTTTAAAACGGCTTAAAAAGCCGTTACAATTCGAAAAGTTGTATGCGGCCTTTCCTTTCGGCCGTCCGCCCACCGGCTGCTTGTCCGCATGCGACGAATATGGAGGATGCGATGAGGGTCAGGATAATCGGTCTTATCCTGCTCGTTGTCTTGAGCCTGTTCGCGGAAACGGGTGCCCGGGCCGGAGAAAAAAAGCCGTACCTGTTCGCCGACGAGAACGCGGCAAAACCCGCGGACGCGGACGACGTCATTCTTCCGCTAGGCGGAGAGTACGAAATCGGCTCCTATCGGGACACCGAGCTCCGTCCGGCCAACTTCGAAACCTACATGTACGACACCCTCATCTGGTACACCGTACAGTGGGGAGGCAGGCTCTGGTGGGTGAGGGACAAGAATATCAAGATATTCGACGCCTCCTTTTCCACGTTCTGGCACAACCTCACCTCCTCGCCCGAATGGGACGACGGCGACACGTTCCTCGTCAACTGGGTGATGCATCCCTTCTTCGGCATGCTCCACTACCAGTTCTATAGGGCCAGGGGGCACAGCGTATGGGCCTCGGCGCTCGGCTCCGTCATCCAGAGCACCCTCTTCGAATACGCCATAGAGGGCTGGGTCATAAAGCCCTCCGGCACTGACCTTATCGTCACGCCCGCAATAGGAGTCCCTCTCGGGTGGAGCATGGAGAAGCTCTCCGACTGGCTCATCGAGCAGGACAGCGGGGTCGCCCGCGTGGCTGCCTACGTCGCGAATCCGACGCGCTTATTCGTACAGAACAGAAACCTGGGCCTCATAAATCCCCTCACCGGCGCGTTCCAGTTCCAGGGGCCTTTCACCATCTCGACGACCAAGGGCAAGGCGCTCGACCTCGCATATCCGCGCTACTTCGAGCCTTCGCTGCCGCTCGGCAGGGTGGGCCTGGACTTCGAAGTCGTAACGCTCAAGCAAACAATGGGCAACGGTCAGATCATCGTATACCCGGCGAGGCTTGAATTTCCCTCCGAGAGCGGGTTCTGGGGCATATACCTCGATATCCCGTACGGCGGCGTCAACAGCGTAGAGGTGGGCGAAACCAAAATAAGGGACGGCTTCGAGTTCGGGAATCTCGGCATAGGGGCCAAGGGCGTCCTGGCCAAGTCTTCGAATTTCGCCCTTTCGGCAGGGACGAAGATCTTCTTCCCCACCTCTTTCACCGACGATCAGAACAGGCTCCAGCAGGTTATAAAGTACAGGAGATACATACCGACCTACCTCTACGAGGCGTACGGCGTCTCGCCCTATATCACTGCCGGGGTGTGGCGCGGACCGCTCAGCATACAGGCGTCCATAGGCTTCGACTTTATCTTCGGCGCGAAGAACTTCGAGGGGAACGATTTCGAAAACAGGTTCACATACCACGCCGCTGCCGGGCTCGACGTCCCCGTGCCGTGCTCGCCGGTGATCTACTTCGAGTTCGACGGGTACACGTTTACGACCTACGACAGCGGGGGTAGCGGCACCGACCTCTACGTCACGCCCGGGCTCAGGTTCGGCCGCAAGTACAGCCCCGGCTTTGCCGTGCAGTTCCCCGTCAGCGGTCCCAGCAAGGACGTCGCCAAGGCGGATTTCATATTCGATTTTCAGCTCAGATTTTAATACGCGGAAAGCTGGGGTCCGGCAACGCACGCGCAATATTTCGATTATGCTGTTGTCCCGATTCGGTGAAAAACACACTACGTGTGTGTCAGTTGCCCTGGAGTGATACGTAGGCCTCGACGTCCTTGTCGTACCGGGCCTTCTGGCTCTGGCACCTGGTCTCGTCGCCGCCGCTCGCTTCCATGCACTTGTCGAGAGCCCTGCGGGACTTTTCTACGTCCTGCCTCGCCTGGCTCAGGGACTGCTTGGTTCTCGACTCCTGGAGCGGGTTGTCGATGGCCATGGTCTTCCCGGTCTGTATGGTGCTGCACGCCGCCGCAGGGAGTATAAGAGCGAGCAGGAGAAGTCTGGCTGTAGCGCGAATCAATCTGGCACCCCGTTCAGTGTGTTTTCGGATCATTCCGGGACATTATAATCGATTTTCATGCGAGAGGCTAATACCTCCGCCCATAAGGATAGAGGCCGATCCGGCGGAAGGCCCGGGCGGGCAAAAAGACTCAGGAGACGTGAACTCGTTCACGTCTCCTGAGCTCCATCATCACTCGATTTAATCTTGATGTAAGAAGTATTTCGAGTTGAGATTAGGCGCCGAATGCTTTGAAATATTCGCCGAACAGCGAGAAGGCCTTTTCGACGTTCTCACGGGCGGCCGCGTGCGCGTCCTTCGCGAGCTTCTCGGTGGTCGTCTTTACGGACTCGAGCTGTTCCTTGCGATAGGAATTATAGGTGTCGAGCTGCTCCGCTATCTTCTTGAAGCCGCCGTCGAACTGGAATTCCTTCGCGAAGGGCAGATCCTTCGGCAAGTCCTTGTAAAATTCCCCGACGTTGGTGAGGAATTCTTTTTCCAGGCTCAACATCTGATCGGCCTGGGCCGTGAGAGCCTTCAAATTCTGCTCGAAGAGTGAAAAGGAAAAATCGAGACCATTAAGGTAATTTTCCTTAACAAGGCCTGAAAACTCCTTCGCGGGCTCGGTGAAGTCCTTCACTTTCGAGGCTGCTTTCTTTGTCGTTTCTGACATGGCAAACCTCCTGAATAGGATTTAGTTAATAGTAATATAATTGCCGCTGGGGCTCTGTCAAGGGTTCTTGTACGCATTTGCACAAAATAATAATCGAATTATCATAGGCACCTATGGATACGACGGTCGAATTAAAACACGCATATGCTAATAATAGCGGAATTTGCGTTCACCGGGGGTGGAATACGATTTCCTCTCTACACTGGATTTTATAAGTTAGAATTTTTAGGGCGGGAAAGAAGACGCGGGCAGCGTCTTCAAAAATATTCAATAATTTACGCCTATGAAAAGGATTGACTACAAGAGGGTTCCGAATTTTCTGAGCGGCTTTCGCCTCCTTCTGGCCGTGGCGCTCTGGATTCCGGCCATGCTCGACCGCTCATTCTGGGTAGGGGCCGGGCTCATGATAGCGGGCCTTACGGACGTCCTCGACGGTTACCTTGCCCGGCGCTGGGGGGCCGTGACTGAATACGGCAGCAGGCTCGATTCCGCCGCCGACATGGTGCTTGTCACGTGCGCCGCATTCTGGGTGATCCTCGTAGAGCCGGATATCTTCTTCAATAATAAGCTGCTGGTCCTGTCGTGGATGCTTATCGGGACGGCTTCCCTCGTCGTGGGCCTCGTGAAGTTCAGGCGTATTCCCGACCTCCACCTCTACATGACAAAGGCTTCGAGCGCGGCGGGCTACGTATTCATCATATTCATGTTCGTCGTCGGTTACAGCCCGCTGCTCTTTTACATCGCCTCCGCGCTTCTGATATTATCGACACTCGAAAGCCTGCTCCTCCAGCTCCTGACGCAAAAGCCGGACGAGCACGTGCGGTCCATCCTGTACGCCTACCGCCGGTGGCGGAATTCTTCGGGCCCTTCCTTCTCATAGAGCCGCGCGTTCAATATACTCTATACAATGCCCGCTTCTCTCATCCCCCTGGCTCGGGATATATGGACCGCGGTCTCTTCCCAGGTTTTCCTCGGCATGGACGTCGGCGCCCGCATGACGGTCGTCAGGCTGGCCTCGGGATTCCTCCTGGTGCATTCGCCCATACGCCCGACAGGCGAGCTCAAAAAAGAGCTCGCCGCCCTCGGCGAAGTAAGGTTCATTATCGCCCCCAACAAGTACCACCACCTCTACGCCGGCGAGTTCGCCGCGGCCTTCCCGGACGCGCGGCTCTACGGCGCCCCGGGCCTCGGGGAAAAGCGGAAGGACCTCGGCCTCCACGGGACCCTTACGGACGAGCCCGAACCGTTCTGGGAGGATACGCTGGAGCAGCACCTGTTTCAGGGCATACCGGCGGTGAACGAAGTCGTGTTCTTTCACCCCGAAAGCCGGACGGTGATATTCACGGACCTCGTCTTTAACTTCTCTTCCGGCCTCACGCCCGGGCAGAAGCTCTTCGCGCTTTTAGACGGCGTTTACGATAAAACGGCCGTGTCCAGGCTCACCCGCTACATACTCCTCGGCGACAGGAAAAAGGTGCGCCGCTCGGCGGACAGGGTCCTCGAATGGGACTTCGACAAGGTCGTCCTCGCCCACAAGGACATTGTCCGCGAAGACGGGTACGAAGCGGTGAAAAAGGCCTTCGAGAAGCTCTGACCTCAATATCTCGAAAGCGTCCCGCCGTCGACGACTATGATCTCGCCCGTGATGTAATCCGATGCGCGCGACGACAGCAGTACGGTCACGCCCTTAAGATCGTCAGGGCCGCCGAACCTGCCGGCCGGTATCGACGCCAGGAGCTCGTCCCC
This sequence is a window from Thermodesulfobacteriota bacterium. Protein-coding genes within it:
- the hisS gene encoding histidine--tRNA ligase gives rise to the protein METRTPRGFHDVLPDEIRRWQFIEDSARRIFDLYGFSEIRIPVLEFTEIFARSLGTTTDIVEKEMYTFTDRDGSSITLRPEGTAGVVRAFVENSMHAKSPVSKLWYGGMMFRHERPQKGRYRGFYQIGAELLGPEDPASDADLITMVWKFLESIGLSDRLTLEISSLGDRNCRPQYKEKLVAYFKPEAERLCPDCRRRLETNPLRILDCKEEGCRKIAAGAPKMIDNLCDECAAHLEAVREYLGSAGVPYTINPKIVRGLDYYTRTVFEVTTSELGSQNAVAAGGRYDGLVEELGGPGTPAVGFATGMERLVLLHEKAHPGGFRREIKVFVAYIGEGTETAAFRLTAALRERGVPAEMEYGGKSLKSQLKRADKSGAGYTFIIGEDELSRGKVKLRRMETSSEEEVDIEAAPTLSF
- a CDS encoding glycosyltransferase family 4 protein; its protein translation is MSRENPGSSPKKPRRAAYIGSPELFSRGASAIHVMKMCQAMGRLGIDTDLILATPGRTPDIRAYYGVDYTFKIIQFPYFKSSFARNVLHGVRAGVYTGLRKGRYDITVTRNIIYAFLAAGVFGVPVVYDAHHPLVTGARPLFRAIKDSPNLVRFSTNTRGLADIYLDEGLPPEKLVVAHNGVDLERYANLPGKDEARRKLGLALDKDIICYSGNIYEGRGIELLVDVSPRLPDAKFLIVGGRDEDVLRYRQLASEKNAPGIKLTSYVSHDLVPLYLAAADVLVMPYTSAMTIRGGTVAADFTSPIKLFEYMASGRPIVATSLPSVREILRDGENAVLVPPDSEDALYEGLSRVLRDGALAARIASGALADVRGYTWEERAKKLLGFK
- a CDS encoding DUF3943 domain-containing protein, with the protein product MSLIRRLLIVLLAALFLIQAAVADQVEIRDIFDYAFSGAASPGAPADAAGDDYDDYKGAAPPDGGAGDSQKLGAGAFLRDTALSYTFVWAARFFYVRNKNSRIFDTSLSKWWNNVTQWPEWDDGDSFFTNWVTHPIIGSQQYLYYRAMGHDFWTSALGSLVQSFLWEYTVEGLVETPSLADLVSTTAVGVPVGVVLEESSDWLVSTDFVPAKILGHVLNPMRNFIHDRQLGVYNPLSKTFMTLSGPIDFVPARDVAIDLAYPMYLEGPMPIGRFGVDLEIVNLEGDLGGELIFYSARVDVPSKSQLWGLYVQIAQSGFNSLSVDGEKVRDGFEFANMKAGGKAILYKTSGSVFSGGLELIIPTSYKDNLGRLETLLLFRRNFPVNLQKAWTVAPYLSAAAW
- a CDS encoding DUF3943 domain-containing protein, with translation MRLLQKCILILLAVAIASSAAAREEVRVEDLFEYARTPEAGAENGEGEGAQEPPAVEEVTPEKLGFKEFVRDSAIAYTATWAARFFYVRNKNSRIFDTSLSKWWNNISQWPVWDDGDSFFTNWVTHPIVGSQDYLFYRAMGHSRWASALGVVLQSTMFEYTVEGLVETPSLVDLISTPGVGVPMGIILEESSNWLVSTDFIPAKILGHILNPMRNFIHDRQIGVYNPFSTQFMSISGPLEFASGKPEAIDLAYPFFFEQPFPLGRFRADLEVVNLKKNMGNGEFIFYSLRVDVPSKSRLWEVYVQIAQSGINSLSVDGVGQRDGFEFANVLVGGKHILFKTHSSILSAGLGLMLPTSYKDNVGRLETLILFRRNFPINLQKAWTVSPYLTAAAWGGPFNLQAMVQNDFVLNADGLEGNSFEYRINYSAAAGVNIPVAASPVLFAEFNGYSLLTADTFKKTDLFVTAGVRLGRKYSPGFAMQFPLTGPDKSIDKYSYMFDFQVRF
- a CDS encoding DUF3943 domain-containing protein — encoded protein: MRVRIIGLILLVVLSLFAETGARAGEKKPYLFADENAAKPADADDVILPLGGEYEIGSYRDTELRPANFETYMYDTLIWYTVQWGGRLWWVRDKNIKIFDASFSTFWHNLTSSPEWDDGDTFLVNWVMHPFFGMLHYQFYRARGHSVWASALGSVIQSTLFEYAIEGWVIKPSGTDLIVTPAIGVPLGWSMEKLSDWLIEQDSGVARVAAYVANPTRLFVQNRNLGLINPLTGAFQFQGPFTISTTKGKALDLAYPRYFEPSLPLGRVGLDFEVVTLKQTMGNGQIIVYPARLEFPSESGFWGIYLDIPYGGVNSVEVGETKIRDGFEFGNLGIGAKGVLAKSSNFALSAGTKIFFPTSFTDDQNRLQQVIKYRRYIPTYLYEAYGVSPYITAGVWRGPLSIQASIGFDFIFGAKNFEGNDFENRFTYHAAAGLDVPVPCSPVIYFEFDGYTFTTYDSGGSGTDLYVTPGLRFGRKYSPGFAVQFPVSGPSKDVAKADFIFDFQLRF
- a CDS encoding CDP-alcohol phosphatidyltransferase family protein, which codes for MKRIDYKRVPNFLSGFRLLLAVALWIPAMLDRSFWVGAGLMIAGLTDVLDGYLARRWGAVTEYGSRLDSAADMVLVTCAAFWVILVEPDIFFNNKLLVLSWMLIGTASLVVGLVKFRRIPDLHLYMTKASSAAGYVFIIFMFVVGYSPLLFYIASALLILSTLESLLLQLLTQKPDEHVRSILYAYRRWRNSSGPSFS
- a CDS encoding DUF4336 domain-containing protein, coding for MPASLIPLARDIWTAVSSQVFLGMDVGARMTVVRLASGFLLVHSPIRPTGELKKELAALGEVRFIIAPNKYHHLYAGEFAAAFPDARLYGAPGLGEKRKDLGLHGTLTDEPEPFWEDTLEQHLFQGIPAVNEVVFFHPESRTVIFTDLVFNFSSGLTPGQKLFALLDGVYDKTAVSRLTRYILLGDRKKVRRSADRVLEWDFDKVVLAHKDIVREDGYEAVKKAFEKL